Proteins encoded within one genomic window of Ostrinia nubilalis chromosome 5, ilOstNubi1.1, whole genome shotgun sequence:
- the LOC135072273 gene encoding zinc finger CW-type PWWP domain protein 1-like, giving the protein MDLLGDLPTEKSAKEPKEGARQPKNIITMSPPLENNRPTETQISEVSSSQCSKKSSYKDALSQPGPGMTQKQRLLWLQKRHKTGLWVQCDDCDRWRYLPHVLDSTELPKKWYCRMNPDHSAADCSIPEEPICLRGEEDLIHSEYSAGSIVLARLAGWPWWPAMVEDCADTEQFYWLDGFSDIPTYYNVVFFDSYDATRAWIAPKNLKPYNANKKATRIAARDTKYKKRLDAAYQQADDANMLPLAERLAKYSFLNRYKGTIGEPKEISQQELMRFKNKIKRILNIDLSDESASDSDDSSKSDRSENSKAKKRAMKNPNVILVGTPKRRKLNNGLVKAARICIDATNETNQNSPVQVDETVNSADQSHSIFKQPNSLTVQVGSTTVPDTDTTTLDDDTSKTYLPENEIAHELTNPSQTGTEMHVRVATPSSDDFEF; this is encoded by the exons ATGGATCTGTTAGGCGATTTACCAACTGAAAAATCTGCTAAAGAACCCAAAGAAGGAGCTCGGCAACCTAAG AATATAATAACAATGTCACCTCCGTTGGAAAACAACAGACCGACTGAAACACAAATTTCGGAGGTATCGTCTTCCCAATGTAGTAAAAAAAG TTCCTACAAAGATGCTCTAAGCCAGCCAGGCCCGGGGATGACGCAGAAACAGCGACTCCTGTGGCTTCAGAAGCGGCACAAGACCGGCCTCTGGGTGCAGTGCGACGACTGCGATCGCTGGCGGTATCTGCCCCATGTGCTAGACAGCACGGAACTGCCTAAGAAGTGGTACTGCAGGATGAACCCAG ATCATTCCGCAGCCGACTGTTCAATCCCTGAGGAGCCAATTTGCCTGCGCGGCGAAGAAGATTTGATTCACAGCGAATATTCGGCAGGGTCCATTGTACTGGCTCGGCTTGCGGGCTGGCCGTGGTGGCCGGCTATGGTCGAAGACTGCGCGGACACGGAACAATTTTATTGGCTTGATGGGTTTTCTGATATTCCG ACTTACTACAATGTCGTTTTCTTCGATTCCTACGATGCCACAAGAGCATGGATAGCTCCTAAAAATTTGAAACCGTACAATGCCAACAAAAAGGCTACAAGAATTGCCGCCAGggacacaaaatataaaaagcGCTTAGATGCTGCTTATCAACAAGCAGATGATGCCAATATGTTACCGCTAGCCGAGCGCCTGGCTAAATACAGTTTTTTGAATAGGTACAAAGGAACAATCGGCGAACCGAAAGAAATAAGTCAACAAGAGCTGATGAGGTTCAAGAATAAAATCAAAAGAATACTGAACATTGATTTGTCTGATGAAAGCGCCAGTGACTCGGACGATAGCTCTAAGTCTGATAGAAGTGAGAATTCTAAGGCCAAAAAACGGGCGATGAAAAACCCGAATGTTATATTAGTTGGCACGCCTAAAAGAAGGAAACTTAATAACGGCTTAGTGAAAGCAGCGCGTATTTGCATTGACGCTACCAACGAAACAAATCAGAATTCTCCAGTACAAGTAGATGAAACTGTGAATTCTGCAGATCAAAGTCACTCGATTTTCAAGCAACCCAACTCTTTGACTGTTCAAGTTGGTAGTACGACAGTTCCTGATACTGATACAACGACGCTTGATGATG ACACTTCCAAAACATACCTGCCAGAGAATGAAATTGCTCATGAACTAACGAATCCTTCGCAGACTGGAACGGAGATGCATGTTCGAGTCGCTACACCCAGCAGCGACGactttgaattttaa
- the LOC135071963 gene encoding kelch domain-containing protein 10 homolog, with translation MSLPRKDYIFEPFKVTVVEYRDRDNRCPRPRSGHRIACDDANIYCFGGYNPSLPLPRFERNNATWTPARPLFKELWSFSIARKKWKRHKVIENMPDELASNAMCMYGRYLMIFGGTGAPFGNKCSNDVFLWRAYSGEKKLQIMEVSGTKPPGLYGQSVFCHDGYFYTIGGTNGFAYNCDIFRLDLRSLTWEQVYVGTGQEGEPPGRYRHEVATVDNKFYIIGGGTGEWAFELMEMPMYDLKSKTWKLLFPRPDYRTDFPLAPSPRKCHSAVQIDTPDGVQVIVAGGSDGQLVFDDVWMLDVNKLQWHLMQKTILPRPLYFHGSSVTSYGCMYMFGGIEPNDDIVDRNNTMYKVWVCIPKLSEICWEAMLSLHPNLHELDRPTLLNLGIPLHLVDRLHSDPS, from the exons ATGTCTTTGCCACGAAAAGATTATATTTTTGAGCCTTTTAAGGTTACCGTAGTAGAGTATCGAGATCGAGATAATCGGTGTCCCAGACCCAGAAGTGGTCATAGGATCGCTTGTGATGATGCTAATATATACTGCTTTGGAGGCTATAACCCTTCATTACCTTTACCGAGATTTGAAAGAAACAATGCAACATGGACCCCGGCGCGACCACTCTTCAAAGAGCTATGGAGTTTTTCTATCGCTAGAAAGAAATGGAAGCGGCACAAGGTCATAGAAAATATGCCCGACGAACTAGCATCGAATGCTATGTGCATGTATGGCAGATATCTCATG ATATTTGGCGGAACTGGTGCTCCCTTCGGCAATAAATGCAGCAATGATGTATTTCTGTGGCGTGCATACTCTGGTGAAAAAAAACTTCAGATTATGGAAGTATCAGGGACTAAACCTCCTGGATTATATGGACAGTCTGTGTTCTGTCATGATGGGTATTTCTATACCATTGGAGGGACTAATGGCTTTGCCTATAACTGTGATATTTTTAG ACTTGATCTTCGGTCACTGACATGGGAGCAAGTCTATGTAGGCACTGGTCAGGAAGGAGAGCCTCCCGGACGTTACAGGCATGAAGTAGCTACGGTTgacaataaattttatattatcGGTGGAGGCACAGGAGAGTGGGCGTTTGAGCTCATGGAGATGCCAATGTATGACCTTAAATCTAAGACATGGAAGTTACTATTCCCAAGGCCAGATTACAGAACGGATTTTCCACTGGCTCCTTCGCCAAGAAAATGCCACAGTGCAGTCCAAATCGATACACCAGATGGGGTGCAGGTGATTGTGGCAGGTGGTTCAGATGGTCAGTTAGTATTTGATGATGTTTGGATGTTAGATGTCAATAAACTGCAATGGCATTTAATGCAGAAGACTATTTTGCCTCGTCCATTATATTTTCATGGATCATCCGTCACTTCATACGGTTGTATGTATATGTTTGGAGGTATAGAGCCGAACGACGATATAGTGGATAGGAAtaatactatgtataaagtgtGGGTATGCATACCAAAGCTAAGCGAGATATGCTGGGAAGCTATGCTTAGCTTGCATCCAAATTTACATGAACTAGATAGACCAACATTGTTGAATCTAGGAATCCCACTTCATTTAGTAGACAGGCTTCATTCAGATCCAAGCTAg